Proteins encoded in a region of the Anopheles aquasalis chromosome 2, idAnoAquaMG_Q_19, whole genome shotgun sequence genome:
- the LOC126568906 gene encoding mucin-19-like isoform X1, with the protein MGAGTFATSLGSPGGPGLLRRRYSVPEIIMRKHTLAQQKSSDEALLLHDTNHNVIDVVNKNVLAGRLSRPYGSPGIGSGSKSRLTGGSTPMTPHRKSLALRRTATGAMTVSRTEPGTRSSSVESGIGVIGTTTTNGEWGPCPAVGSLLLNSPPTMATQACLETKRAMLAMATGGSDPNLVASLRKQKQLYRGSGTATGMGPCSPLCNGIGSSRALAAGTGGSLRCINNNNINNSLSGSSSSINGIGGLAGGPAAGGVGGTLGGIGCGHGGSIVGMALRDGDYSMRKTTLLRRMWSRELRRSERSGSWSPPARRPPRRIYSIESIAPASEGHHRSMGSEGGATTSRPSSSGSSCSSSHSSTSVAARECATTTTTTAATSTPPGTAGSCAECAKLERQYLGGFAADQSGSQPVQQLANDTLCFGEQHRAVDHRIGNGGEQVVVRRVVPATDPTTVDDRLHQRRMCSSQPADLGARDVVVPNPQQQSPSTSPVHTVVVAAAAAASAPPPATGSSTTESVLVELEGDGGADDLDELSVSSSISSIASQSYRVTSSRVLDNESELSEFLQQERLATGGGEPVGVATTNDGRGVEAWSSGETVGHGARLGPGHTGASDHPRERAPADGGSAGAPAGRPTDPPIIGRSEPTSNQSNGRTTVDTECEDLHRSASDGDENNDDEDDEEDSSGALSALSEDSGSESADGSDHGRDNDTVTNQDSEVPLVKKADAGGKLDEYISNLLQDNLNNHNEVKEVLPTATDTVEQRGDKEPELEVLAADRQNNNNGGDGGHSESRGPSRAPSASTMKQKLTGKYIGGGGGVVCNSPPTDKRKSCSPSLPVDDEGHDRPDGDGVDKENEEDAVNNNNQNNNRRESRAAKGEEEADERHRLRHRQKDLLTDLQHQQERHPSGKKNRTKPGNGFYLVQPRKDTGRDSLAAQFDLNGKYYFPSYGLETDPSDNTDVASEPEATVLSKVGTGSTYGGESTTGLARSVVVPRFSAMPRTESMEVQPSSNTSAEDEYDDPRSGSRRPRDGDVSDSDDSLVDSLDGFDASSITKVAARGKRKDSKATAVPPERTTDSMTASSADKSPRHEKGEAFFVPIQDSARLKLIDERVIVADTMPLKIKERLNNRRRMMKWKQEQENLKKQRKMKRMIEQKRFYGEPAIQVISTIDKSISRKEFIPPEIKKTVFGARGAEAAGSAGPTPFRAMKPKKRATEGAALRTELGMLESYKIDGKGNMQIQTPSTTTERGAAAGTGPAASGRKAAQPQAKSPWGMTAERRQSKPTGASSSGAPTTASSTLPSTRGRTGGGRTPAVDKVRRKQVLKDVQQMTLYPQADLTPDIEGGPRRMYQKTEIQEGDKHIEILEIVECADSAPRSVRSSSRPSVRVRSAGHGGRHGGSGGSKSNRSRIPVPVYRFGQYRRSNHSREGSPLSGMNPKIDRMIADLLLQALSNPDEGGVKFVKTPENLRDTSKSSKRSSTGAGGSSKKEKKGSQGSAPGGGGNSSSTGGASSNTLATPRRTASGKYTQKFEVIPEERSSVSIDSSTEELSSSLARKKAHHASPRRVSFDENHQILNVDELLESAKTSAGSSPLVSAVTTPVHTGKLAVPSPSKQSASPKLQSPVASPRKVALASPAKSPHKVAPRKGTGAVTTASANNTTISRGKAAIQSDVIEERGWIGFSTQHEDMATPVNGHDDEDTESFVTDSLNTKASPPIRSYYATNQPRLTQQECGERGLDRHQLVATATTPPPPPPPVTTVVENRQTVRSCHRTGHNMDCDLKSTADSVKEIREENAWHVYQTGDCKVIQSKIEYYETSIHRTPVTTGGTHHHHQHQHHYSGSGGRSDLFGPLVEHGRSPDSLLRGLSTADSLEVAASQQRGQLMASLLTPGRNHCGTGLSSAEPPKTSETTCSSCCFCNPELHRANGAGTVRIPPETCFYCHAKTQSPSKAFPAPPTPPNIQTSPVPPSPQTPIVELTPTPSLLDIKPPKAHSTGTGSVTSTKVTSTTTAMTNGGSDNRAAGGLVAETTKKTDHTHTKIKAKATDTVSTRCTRTNEKIKRSYQPPQTATTGSSSAATHPTASSGGPTGHSTVISSTAQPSTGGGQKPSSTSTAATLTPKLARKKSESSVLNRPKHTNHLVRASTVVHSVQKEVKNELKAPIKVLPKTAKELNNRKEKERQISLNLPLAPTAIEQQQKPAIVSSQKVSVPTSFMAGPVSVGPPMVHSVTAVTVDDRCASASQSYDEGTSSGSSTANSTPDTSPNSSPFKKCTGATGVPTAASRWKTNSERNLSQLSIQKMVSASKWGSKWRKAHASRDALDQEHQMGDEMEGVRGRSAAGGGCSELSPVKTFKPDAEAVGTALGDMAAGRGTGVGLSGTDTMATAGSANLINGITQTATNQGWTVTVAGNYNPEMAPDVEMRLSFPKGGGSTTASNALTGMNSGKTHLTGSSAMTANHLQQDTSSSTGYSMSRHRQPYHQEAGARTPNYGGFDQELGGSRNASRAAALPPPGGLNPKRNLTRSDGTGATAVGGGGGSTGKDYRLPNVGPAHNVMARPTAKKAIKTVECSVVASATRTIANNYHQLSHQHQMVNEPAQQHHGTSRGLAAGAGLRASRSRPVNLPQASAQILHPTLQNGSGGKFLSSSSPSLMSLQHPSQRLHHQPEPSYHHLEDYGSNAYYGQQHQQQLQQHHQPSVHHHQGRRMSLDSQQHLGGGTPIMTDCLSIMGNAIAPELKPRVPTMSEKDLTRRHHPCYTRTQPYFS; encoded by the exons ATGGGCGCAGGAACGTTTGCCACCAGCTTGGGCAGCCCGGGCGGACCGGGGCTGCTTCGAAGGCGCTACTCCGTCCCAGAGATCATCATGCGCAA ACATACACTTGCCCAGCAAAAGTCCAGCGATGAAGCGTTGCTTCTGCACGACACCAATCACAACGTGATCGATGTCGTGAACAAGAACGTGCTGGCAGGACGGTTGAGCCGACCGTACGGTAGCCCAGGGATAGGCAGTGGCTCCAAGTCACGGCTGACCGGTGGCTCTACACCCATGACACCGCACCGGAAGTCACTGGCCCTACGGCGGACGGCAACGGGAGCGATGACGGTGAGCCGCACCGAACCGGGcacacgaagcagcagcgtcgAGAGTGGCATCGGTGTgatcggcaccaccaccaccaacggcgaaTGGGGTCCCTGTCCGGCCGTGGGGTCCCTTCTGCTCAACTCAccaccgacgatggcgacgcagGCCTGCTTGGAGACGAAGAGAGCGATGCTGGCAATGGCGACCGGTGGTTCGGACCCCAACTTGGTCGCTTCACTGCGCAAGCAGAAGCAACTGTACCGGGGGTCCGGTACCGCCACTGGAATGGGTCCTTGCAGTCCCCTCTGCAATGGTATTGGGTCGAGCCGGGCACTAGCTGCCGGCACCGGAGGTAGTTTGCGAtgtatcaacaacaacaacattaacaaCTCTCTTAGTGGTAGTAGCTCTAGTATCAACGGTATTGGTGGCCTTGCCGGaggacctgctgctggtggtgttggtggtacgCTCGGTGGTATTGGTTGTGGTCATGGTGGGTCCATCGTGGGCATGGCGCTTCGTGATGGTGACTATTCGATGCGAAAGACGACGCTGCTGCGACGCATGTGGAGTCGGGAGTTGCGTCGTTCGGAGCGCTCCGGTAGCTGGTCACCGCCAGCTCGGCGGCCACCGCGCCGTATCTACAGCATCGAAAGCATAGCGCCCGCAAGCGAAGGTCACCACCGGTCGATGGGCAGCGAGGGTGGCGCGACTACTAGCCGACCGtccagcagtggcagtagctgtagcagcagccacagcagcaccagcgtcgcGGCCAGAGAGtgcgcaacgacgacgacgacgacggcggcgacgagtACACCACCGGGCACGGCTGGCTCGTGTGCGGAGTGTGCCAAGCTCGAGCGTCAGTATCTCGGTGGCTTCGCTGCGGACCAGAGCGGCTCGCAGCCGGTTCAGCAGCTCGCGAACGATACGTTGTGCTTCGGGGAGCAGCACCGGGCCGTGGACCATCGGATCGGGAACGGTGGTGAGCAGGTGGTGGTACGAAGGGTGGTGCCAGCGACCGATCCGACGACGGTCGATGACCGGCTGCACCAGCGCCGGATGTGTTCCTCGCAACCCGCTGACCTTGGCGCCAGGGACGTAGTGGTTCCGAATCCGCAACAGCAATCGCCCTCAACATCCCCAGTGcacaccgttgttgttgctgctgctgctgctgcttctgcaccgccaccagcgacCGGCAGTAGTACGACCGAGAGTGTACTGGTCGAGCTCGAGGGTGACGGTGGTGCAGACGATTTGGACGAACTGTCGGTCAGCAGCTCCATCTCATCGATTGCCTCCCAATCGTACCGCGTTACCTCATCCCGGGTACTCGATAATGAGAGTGAGCTGAGTGAGTTTCTGCAACAGGAACGGcttgccaccggtggtggtgaacccGTTGGCGTAGCGACGACGAATGATGGCCGTGGAGTTGAGGCTTGGTCGAGTGGTGAAACTGTTGGGCACGGTGCTCGTCTCGGCCCTGGTCATACTGGTGCTAGCGATCATCCTCGAGAACGTGCTCCGGCTGATGGTGGCTCTGCAGGAGCGCCAGCTGGAAGACCAACAGATCCGCCGATCATCGGACGATCAGAACCAACTTCCAACCAGTCCAACGGGCGAACGACTGTAGACACGGAGTGTGAGGACTTGCACCGATCCGCTAGTGACGGTGACgagaacaacgacgacgaagacgacgaagaagataGTAGCGGTGCGCTCAGTGCCCTATCGGAGGACTCGGGCAGCGAAAGTGCGGATGGCAGTGATCACGGTCGTGACAATGACACCGTCACGAACCAGGACAGTGAGGTGCCGTTGGTGAAGAAGGCCGATGCCGGTGGTAAGCTGGATGAGTACATCTCGAACCTTCTGCAGGACAATTTGAACAATCACAACGAGGTGAAGGAAGTGCTACCCACCGCCACGGATACCGTGGAACAGCGTGGTGATAAGGAACCGGAGTTGGAAGTACTAGCCGCCGATCGGCAGAACAATAAtaacggtggtgacggtggccacagTGAATCGCGTGGACCTTCGCGAGCACCTTCGGCCTCGACGATGAAACAAAAGCTTACCGGAAAGtacatcggtggtggtggtggcgtggtgtgtAATTCCCCCCCAACGGACAAGCGGAAGAGCTGCTCGCCAAGCCTTCCGGTTGATGACGAGGGCCACGATCGgccggatggtgatggagtggacaaggagaacgaggaggatgcggttaacaacaacaaccagaacaACAATCGTCGTGAATCGAGGGCTGCAAAGGGTGAAGAAGAGGCCGATGAACGGCACCGATTGCGCCATCGACAGAAGGATCTACTGACGGatctgcagcatcaacagGAGCGGCATCCGAGTGGCAAGAAGAATCGCACGAAACCGGGTAACGGGTTCTATCTGGTGCAACCCAGAAAGGACACCGGAAGGGACAGTCTGGCGGCACAGTTCGATCTGAACGGCAAATACTACTTTCCCTCGTACGGGCTGGAGACGGATCCGTCCGACAATACGGACGTTGCGTCGGAACCGGAGGCCACGGTTCTCAGTAAGGTCGGGACGGGTTCAACCTATGGTGGCGAATCGACGACCGGCCTCGCAAGATCCGTGGTCGTACCTCGGTTCTCCGCAATGCCCCGCACCGAATCGATGGAAGTTCAACCGTCCTCGAACACGTCGGCAGAGGATGAGTACGATGATCCCCGCAGTGGGAGTCGTCGCCCACGGGATGGTGATGTGTCCGACTCCGATGACAGTCTAGTCGATAGCCTTGATGGTTTTGACGCATCCTCGATCACGAAAGTGGCCGCACGGGGCAAGCGCAAGGACAGCAAGGCGACCGCAGTGCCACCCGAACGCACGACGGACTCAATGACGGCGAGCTCAGCGGATAAATCACCGCGGCACGAGAAGGGAGAAGCATTCTTCGTGCCGATCCAAGACAGTGCTCGCTTGAAGTTGATCGACGAGCGCGTTATTGTGGCCGATACGATGCCCCTGAAGATCAAAGAAAGGCTCAACAATCGGCGGCGCATGATGAAGTggaaacaggaacaggagaaTCTGAAGAAGCAGCGCAAGATGAAGCGTATGATCGAGCAGAAGCGGTTCTACGGTGAACCGGCGATACAGGTGATCAGTACGATCGATAAGTCGATCAGCCGTAAAGAGTTCATTCCACCGGAGATCAAGAAGACGGTATTTGGAGCCCGAGGAGCTGAGGCGGCCGGCAGCGCGGGCCCTACACCGTTTCGTGCGATGAAGCCGAAGAAGCGTGCGACCGAGGGTGCCGCTTTGCGAACCGAGCTGGGAATGCTGGAATCGTACAAGATCGATGGAAAGGGTAACATGCAGATACAGACACCTTCGACGACTACGGagcgaggtgctgctgctggtacgggTCCTGCGGCTAGTGGACGGAAGGCAGCGCAACCACAAGCCAAGAGCCCTTGGGGTATGACGGCCGAGCGGCGCCAGAGTAAACCGACTGGCGCGAGTAGCAGCGGTGCACCGACCACGGCATCATCGACACTTCCCTCGACGAGAGGccgaaccggtggtggtcggacTCCAGCGGTCGATAAGGTACGGCGCAAGCAGGTACTGAAGGATGTGCAGCAGATGACGCTGTACCCGCAGGCTGACCTCACGCCAGACATCGAAGGTGGTCCACGACGAATGTACCAGAAGACGGAAATTCAGGAAGGTGATAAGCACATCGAAATCCTCGAGATCGTTGAGTGTGCGGACAGTGCACCGCGCAGCGTTCGTAGCTCCAGCCGACCCTCGGTAAGGGTGCGTAGCGCTGGCCACGGTGGTCGACATGGTGGGTCCGGTGGGTCCAAATCGAACCGCTCCCGGATACCGGTCCCCGTGTACCGGTTCGGTCAGTATCGGCGCAGTAATCATTCGCGCGAAGGTAGCCCACTATCGGGCATGAATCCCAAGATCGATCGCATGATcgccgatctgctgctgcaggcgcTCTCCAATCCGGACGAGGGTGGAGTGAAGTTTGTGAAAACTCCGGAAAATCTGCGCGACACAAGCAAATCCTCAAAACGATCGTCGACGGGCGCCGGTGGTTcgtcgaaaaaggaaaagaaaggttCCCAGGGCAGTGCCCCCGGCGGAGGaggcaacagtagcagcaccggagGAGCTAGTAGCAACACgctggccacaccacgccgTACGGCTAGCGGCAAGTACACGCAAAAGTTCGAAGTAATTCCCGAGGAGCGATCGagcgtttcgatcgattcgtcgACGGAGGAGCTGTCGTCCTCGTTGGCTCGCAAGAAAGCCCACCACGCCTCACCGCGCCGTGTCAGTTTCGATGAAAACCATCAGATCTTGAACGTTGACGAGCTGCTGGAGTCAGCGAAAACGAGTGCTGGATCGAGCCCGTTAGTCAGTGCCGTTACAACACCGGTGCACACGGGGAAACTGGCCGTACCGAGTCCTTCGAAGCAATCGGCATCACCGAAACTACAGTCACCAGTCGCATCGCCCCGTAAGGTGGCCCTTGCGTCACCCGCCAAGAGTCCCCACAAAGTTGCGCCCCGCAAGGGCACTGGAGCCGTGACCACAGCCAGtgccaacaacaccaccatcagtcgCGGCAAGGCAGCCATCCAGAGCGACGTCATCGAGGAACGGGGCTGGATTGGGTTCAGCACCCAGCACGAGGATATGGCCACCCCGGTGAATGGGCACGATGATGAAG ACACGGAATCATTCGTGACGGACAGTCTCAATACGAAGGCATCACCCCCGATACGCAGCTACTACGCTACGAACCAACCAAGGCTCACCCAGCAGGAGTGCGGAGAGCGGGGACTTGATCGACACCAGCTGGTAGCAACCGcgacgacgccgccgccgccgccgccgccagtgaCGACCGTGGTCGAGAACCGACAAACCGTACGATCATGCCACCGAACAGGGCACAACATGGATTGTGACCTCAAGTCAACGGCCGACTCGGTGAAGGAG ATACGCGAAGAGAACGCCTGGCACGTGTACCAAACCGGCGACTGTAAGGTGATCCAGTCCAAGATCGAGTACTACGAGACGTCGATCCATCGGACGCCCGTGACGACCGGTGgcactcatcatcaccatcaacatcagcaccactacagtggcagtggcggccgTTCCGATCTGTTTGGACCACTGGTTGAGCATGGCCGCAGTCCCGATTCGTTGCTACGTGGTCTATCGACGGCCGATTCGCTGGAGGTGGCTGCATCTCAGCAGCGTGGCCAACTGATGGCCAGCTTGCTTACTCCCGGACGTAATCACTGTGGCACCGGGCTGAGCAGCGCGGAACCACCGAAGACGTCCGAAACGACGTGCAGCTCGTGCTGTTTCTGCAATCCCGAGCTTCACAGGGCCAACGGGGCGGGCACGGTACGCATTCCGCCCGAAACCTGCTTCTATTGCCACGCGAAAACACAATCACCCAGCAAAGCCTTCCCggcgccaccgacgccacccAACATACAGACCTCACCAGTACCACCCTCACCGCAGACTCCGATCGTGGAGCTCACACCGACCCCTTCGCTGCTGGACATTAAACCGCCGAAGGCGCACTCTACCGGCACCGGAAGCGTTACTTCGACCAAGGTGACGTCGaccacgacggcgatgacgaatGGAGGAAGCGACAACCGCGCTGCCGGTGGTCTTGTGGCCGAAACAACCAAAAAGACTGATCATACGCACACGAAAATCAAAGCCAAAGCCACCGATACGGTCAGCACGCGGTGCAccagaacgaacgagaagatCAAACGATCGTACCAGCCACCACAAACGGCAACAACCGGTTCCTCGTCCGCTGCAACGCATCCGACCGCATCTTCCGGTGGTCCGACAGGCCACTCGACGGTGATAAGTAGTACCGCGCAGCCCAGCACCGGCGGTGGCCAGAAACCCTCTAGCACTTCTACAGCGGCAACACTAACACCGAAGTTGGCGCGCAAAAAGTCGGAATCCAGCGTACTGAATCGACCAAAACACACGAACCACCTGGTGCGAGCCTCGACCGTTGTCCACTCGGTACAGAAGGAGGTAAAGAACGAGCTGAAGGCTCCGATCAAGGTGCTACCGAAGACGGCCAAGGAGTTAAACAAtcggaaggagaaggaacgtCAGATTAGCCTCAATCTGCCGCTTGCTCCTACggccatcgagcagcagcaaaagccgGCCATCGTTTCCAGTCAGAAGGTGTCCGTTCCGACATCGTTCATGGCTGGTCCGGTTTCGGTGGGGCCACCGATGGTACACAGCGTCACCGCGGTCACGGTGGACGATCGGTGTGCTTCGGCATCGCAGAGCTATGATGAAGGGAcgagcagcggtagtagcaCCGCCAACAGCACCCCGGATACGAGCCCAAATTCGAGTCCTTTTAAGAAGTGCACCGGGGCCACTGGGGTACCGACGGCCGCTTCTCGGTGGAAAACGAACAGCGAGCGGAATCTGTCCCAGCTGTCCATCCAGAAGATGGTCAGTGCGAGCAAGTGGGGCAGCAAGTGGCGTAAGGCGCACGCATCACGGGACGCGCTCGATCAAGAGCATCAGATGGGCGATGAGATGGAGGGTGTTCGTGGTAGATCGGCAGCCGGGGGAGGCTGCAGTGAGCTTAGTCCGGTGAAGACTTTCAAGCCGGATGCGGAAGCGGTAGGCACGGCGCTGGGTGATATGGCGGCAGGTAGAGGGACAGGAGTAGGGCTGTCTGGGACAgacacgatggcgacggcagGATCGGCGAACCTCATTAATGGCATCACACAGACGGCCACCAATCAAG GCTGGACTGTGACGGTTGCTGGCAACTACAATCCGGAGATGGCACCCGATGTCGAGATGCGGTTGAGTTTTCCCAAGGGTGGCGGTTCTACGACGGCCAGCAATGCACTAACGGGGATGAACAGCGGCAAGACACACCTTACAGGCAGCTCAGCTATGACGGCGAACCATCTGCAGCAGGATACGAGTTCGAGCACTGGCTATTCGATGAGCCGGCATCGACAGCCGTACCACCAGGAGGCTGGTGCCAGAACACCGAACTATGGTGGATTCGATCAGGAACTGGGTGGCAGTCGGAACGCTTcacgggcagcagcactaccacctCCGGGCGGATTGAACCCGAAGCGCAACCTAACGCGCTCCGACGGAACAG GTGCAACCGctgttggtggaggtggtggcagcaCGGGCAAGGACTATCGTCTTCCTAACGTTGGCCCCGCGCACAACGTTATGGCAAGACCGACGGCGAAGAAAGCGATCAAG